One stretch of Skermanella mucosa DNA includes these proteins:
- a CDS encoding quinone oxidoreductase family protein, whose protein sequence is MTAIRVYEKARDIDNLNLGLESATLADPAAGQCLIEIRSAGVNPSDVKAVLGFMPHAVWPRTPGRDYAGIVHKGPAHLIGKEVWGSGGELGIRRDGTHAEYLLVDAAHVREKPSTVSLLEAGAIGVPFITAFEGLRESGGVKKGDIVLVLGANGKVGQATIQIATMQGARVFGVERTREDYIGHASGPVDMIDASTQDIAEYVREQTGGHGADIVYNTVGSPYFAQANRAMAKKGRQIFISTIDKDVSFNIFDFYRAQHKYIGVDTLALDSGDGAEILDVLKPGFESGALRPFPVHAGSVFTFADAAEAYAQVLKGARDRIVLRPGR, encoded by the coding sequence ATGACTGCCATCCGCGTCTACGAAAAGGCCCGCGACATCGACAACCTGAATCTGGGCCTCGAATCCGCAACGCTGGCCGACCCGGCCGCCGGCCAGTGCCTGATTGAAATCCGCAGCGCCGGCGTCAACCCCAGCGACGTCAAGGCCGTGCTGGGCTTCATGCCCCATGCCGTGTGGCCGCGCACGCCCGGCCGCGATTATGCCGGCATCGTCCACAAGGGTCCGGCCCACCTGATCGGCAAGGAGGTCTGGGGCAGCGGCGGCGAACTGGGCATCCGGCGCGACGGCACCCATGCCGAATACTTGCTGGTCGATGCCGCCCATGTGCGGGAGAAGCCTTCCACCGTCTCCCTGCTGGAGGCCGGCGCCATCGGCGTCCCCTTCATCACCGCCTTCGAGGGCCTGCGTGAGTCCGGCGGCGTGAAGAAGGGCGACATCGTCCTGGTGTTGGGGGCCAACGGCAAGGTCGGCCAAGCCACCATCCAGATCGCGACCATGCAGGGTGCGCGCGTTTTCGGCGTGGAAAGGACCCGCGAGGATTACATCGGCCACGCCAGCGGCCCGGTCGACATGATCGACGCCAGCACCCAGGACATTGCGGAGTATGTGCGTGAGCAGACCGGCGGACACGGTGCCGACATCGTCTACAACACGGTGGGCAGCCCCTATTTCGCCCAGGCCAACCGGGCCATGGCCAAGAAGGGCCGCCAGATCTTTATTTCGACAATCGACAAGGATGTCAGCTTCAACATCTTCGATTTCTACCGCGCCCAGCACAAGTACATCGGCGTCGATACCCTGGCCCTCGACAGCGGGGACGGTGCCGAGATCCTCGACGTGCTGAAGCCCGGTTTCGAAAGCGGCGCGCTACGCCCCTTTCCGGTCCACGCCGGATCCGTCTTCACCTTTGCCGATGCCGCCGAGGCCTACGCCCAGGTGCTCAAGGGCGCCCGCGACCGTATTGTCCTGCGCCCGGGGCGCTGA
- a CDS encoding SDR family NAD(P)-dependent oxidoreductase — translation MTFINSSPLAGKAAVVIGASGGIGTATSRRFAEAGAHVVATYHSNAAKADALIADLPGRGHRAFQADVEDSASLNRLAAAVHETFGRVDILVNTAGLTRAVPHADLEALDDALIDRVFAANWRGPFAAIRAFAPLLTESGDGLVVNISSIAATTGIGSNVAYCAAKAGLDIMSVSLGRALAPEVRVVSVSPGVVDTDFVPGRDRDWSERQARATPLKRLTAPDDVASAVLAAATHLRFTTGSVIVVDGGRHL, via the coding sequence ATGACCTTTATCAACAGCTCCCCGCTCGCGGGCAAAGCCGCCGTGGTGATCGGCGCCTCGGGCGGCATCGGCACCGCGACCAGCCGCCGGTTCGCCGAGGCGGGTGCCCACGTGGTGGCCACATACCACAGCAACGCCGCCAAGGCCGACGCGCTGATCGCCGACCTGCCCGGCCGCGGGCACCGGGCGTTCCAGGCCGACGTGGAGGACAGCGCTTCCCTGAACCGTCTTGCCGCGGCGGTGCACGAAACCTTCGGCCGCGTCGACATCCTGGTCAACACGGCGGGCCTGACCCGGGCCGTACCGCACGCCGACCTGGAGGCCCTGGACGATGCCCTGATCGACCGCGTCTTCGCCGCCAACTGGCGCGGCCCCTTCGCCGCCATCCGTGCCTTCGCCCCCCTGCTGACGGAGTCGGGTGACGGCTTGGTCGTGAACATCTCGTCCATCGCCGCCACCACCGGCATCGGCAGCAACGTCGCCTACTGCGCCGCCAAGGCCGGCCTGGACATCATGTCGGTCTCGCTCGGCCGGGCACTGGCGCCCGAGGTGCGCGTCGTCTCGGTCTCGCCCGGCGTGGTCGACACCGACTTCGTGCCCGGCCGCGACCGCGACTGGTCGGAGCGGCAGGCCAGGGCGACGCCGCTGAAGCGCCTGACCGCGCCGGACGACGTGGCATCGGCCGTGCTGGCCGCGGCAACCCACCTCCGCTTCACCACCGGCTCGGTGATCGTCGTCGACGGCGGCCGACACCTCTGA
- a CDS encoding BKACE family enzyme: protein MQEHAIITCAVTGNITTRAQHPGLPITPKEISEASLEAASAGAAIAHIHVRDPETGKPSMDLELYREVVERIRERNPALILNLTTGLGGRYIPSDDNPAVAAPGTTLTTPERRVAHVAALRPEICTLDLNTMNSGGDVVINTPKNVTRMAGLIRAAGVKPELEVFDSGDIQLAHDLIRTGVLEGPGLYSIVLGIKYGFPADPETMMFARDRLPAGSLWTGFATGRMEFPAVAQSYLLGGHVRVGLEDNIYIEKGVLAPSNAALVEKAARIVETLGGKIASPAQARALLGLPADAAPPLADPAAA from the coding sequence ATGCAGGAGCACGCCATCATCACCTGTGCCGTGACCGGCAACATCACGACCCGCGCCCAGCATCCGGGTCTGCCGATCACGCCCAAGGAAATATCCGAGGCCTCGCTGGAAGCGGCGTCGGCCGGTGCGGCCATCGCCCACATCCATGTGCGCGACCCGGAAACCGGCAAGCCGTCCATGGACCTGGAGCTTTACCGCGAGGTGGTCGAGCGCATCCGCGAGCGGAACCCCGCCCTCATCCTCAACCTCACCACCGGCCTGGGCGGCCGCTACATCCCCAGCGACGACAACCCCGCCGTGGCCGCCCCCGGCACCACCCTGACCACGCCGGAACGCCGCGTCGCCCACGTGGCGGCCCTGCGCCCGGAGATCTGCACGCTGGATCTCAACACCATGAATTCCGGCGGCGACGTGGTGATCAACACGCCCAAAAATGTGACCAGGATGGCCGGCCTGATCCGCGCCGCCGGCGTGAAGCCCGAGCTGGAGGTATTCGACAGCGGCGACATCCAGCTCGCCCACGACCTGATCCGCACCGGCGTGCTGGAAGGGCCGGGCCTGTACTCCATCGTGCTCGGCATCAAGTACGGTTTCCCGGCCGATCCGGAGACCATGATGTTCGCCCGCGACCGGCTGCCGGCCGGGTCGCTGTGGACCGGCTTCGCGACCGGACGCATGGAGTTCCCGGCCGTGGCCCAGTCCTACCTGCTGGGCGGGCACGTCCGTGTCGGCCTGGAGGACAACATCTACATCGAGAAAGGCGTTCTGGCTCCCAGCAACGCCGCCTTGGTCGAAAAGGCCGCCCGCATCGTCGAAACGCTGGGCGGAAAGATCGCCTCCCCGGCCCAGGCCCGAGCCCTGCTCGGCCTGCCGGCCGATGCCGCCCCGCCGCTGGCCGATCCGGCCGCCGCCTAA